Proteins from a single region of Desulfobacter postgatei 2ac9:
- a CDS encoding diacylglycerol kinase produces MRNKFLGTGEPGYNPLRKMRVILAGLRFVFRYELTVAYKLVLSTIILILAFIFRQWLDFEIILLATGLVVVTEMLNTAIEAICDFVEIRENEKIKAIKDVGAAAVGISILIWLVVMIFNGAHLISIICGYNIEYVIANNIATFS; encoded by the coding sequence ATGAGAAATAAATTTCTTGGTACCGGAGAACCAGGGTATAATCCCTTGCGTAAAATGAGGGTCATACTAGCGGGGCTCAGATTTGTTTTCCGCTATGAACTGACTGTTGCTTATAAGCTGGTACTCTCTACCATCATCCTTATCCTGGCCTTTATTTTCCGTCAGTGGCTGGATTTTGAGATAATTCTTCTTGCAACCGGCCTTGTTGTGGTGACGGAAATGCTCAATACCGCGATTGAAGCAATCTGCGATTTTGTCGAAATCAGGGAAAATGAAAAAATCAAGGCGATAAAGGATGTGGGCGCAGCTGCAGTAGGGATCAGCATTTTAATCTGGCTGGTGGTCATGATCTTCAACGGTGCCCATCTCATTTCCATCATCTGCGGCTATAATATTGAATATGTTATTGCCAACAACATTGCCACGTTCTCCTGA
- the gltX gene encoding glutamate--tRNA ligase, with protein MNTIITRFPPSPTGYLHIGGARTALFNWLWARKNAGQFVLRIEDTDEARSTKESVDAILESMEWLGIDWDDGPYFQTQRHDIYNEHIDRLVEQGHAYYCDCTPEEVNAMREEAKAKGLKPMYNGKCRNRGLKKGTNTVVRLKTPDTGVTIVDDIVKGSTAFQNTEIDDFIIQRSSGMAMYNLAVVVDDITMGINTIIRGDDHLVNTPKQILIYQALGAPLPVFGHVPMVLGSDKARLSKRHGAMSVGEYKKMGFLADALINYLVRLGWSHGDQEFFERQELIEKFDLEHLGRSAGMFDMDKLYALNAKHIQKKKPIELGDDLVPHLADLGIEAQNDVFTQGVIETLQPRSKTLVEMAQGAAFYYMDEIEFEEKAAKKFLKPETSDLLNKCAHALEELCDFSQGPQEEMFKQIMEETGLGFGKIAQPLRVAVTGTTVSPGIFEMFIALGKEKTVQRIRKAAQFCTAQG; from the coding sequence ATGAATACAATAATCACACGCTTTCCGCCCTCCCCTACCGGCTACCTGCATATCGGCGGTGCCAGAACCGCACTTTTCAACTGGCTGTGGGCCAGAAAAAACGCAGGGCAGTTTGTGCTACGCATAGAAGATACTGATGAAGCCCGTTCCACAAAAGAGTCTGTGGACGCCATTCTGGAATCCATGGAATGGCTGGGAATTGACTGGGATGACGGCCCCTATTTCCAGACCCAGCGCCATGATATTTACAATGAACACATCGACCGTCTGGTTGAGCAGGGTCATGCCTACTATTGCGACTGCACGCCCGAAGAGGTTAATGCCATGCGCGAAGAGGCCAAGGCCAAGGGGTTGAAGCCCATGTATAACGGCAAATGCCGGAACCGCGGGCTTAAAAAAGGGACAAACACCGTGGTGCGGTTGAAAACTCCCGACACAGGCGTCACCATTGTGGATGACATTGTCAAGGGCAGTACCGCTTTTCAGAATACGGAAATTGATGACTTCATCATCCAGAGAAGCTCGGGTATGGCCATGTACAATCTTGCGGTGGTGGTGGACGACATCACCATGGGCATCAACACCATTATCCGGGGGGATGACCACCTGGTGAATACGCCCAAACAAATTCTGATTTATCAGGCTTTAGGCGCGCCGCTGCCGGTGTTCGGCCATGTACCCATGGTGCTGGGATCAGATAAGGCCCGACTGAGCAAACGTCATGGCGCCATGTCCGTGGGTGAATATAAAAAGATGGGATTTCTGGCTGATGCACTGATCAACTATCTGGTCAGGTTGGGATGGTCCCATGGCGACCAGGAGTTTTTTGAACGCCAGGAGCTTATTGAAAAGTTCGACCTTGAACATCTTGGCCGTTCTGCAGGCATGTTTGATATGGATAAGCTATACGCCCTGAACGCCAAACACATCCAGAAAAAGAAGCCCATAGAATTGGGCGATGACCTTGTGCCTCACCTGGCGGACCTTGGCATTGAGGCCCAAAATGATGTCTTTACCCAGGGGGTAATCGAAACGCTTCAACCCAGAAGCAAAACCCTTGTGGAGATGGCCCAGGGTGCGGCGTTCTACTACATGGATGAGATCGAGTTTGAGGAAAAGGCGGCCAAAAAATTTCTTAAGCCTGAAACCTCAGACCTTTTAAACAAATGCGCCCACGCCCTGGAAGAACTTTGTGATTTCAGCCAGGGCCCCCAGGAGGAGATGTTTAAACAGATCATGGAGGAAACAGGCCTCGGATTTGGAAAAATCGCCCAACCCCTGCGGGTGGCTGTCACCGGCACAACGGTGAGCCCCGGCATATTTGAAATGTTTATCGCCCTTGGCAAAGAAAAAACCGTCCAGCGCATCAGAAAGGCGGCACAATTCTGTACGGCCCAGGGTTAA
- a CDS encoding DUF2334 domain-containing protein, whose amino-acid sequence MRTIVLFQRIPVTFLFLCVISITACNKHPIEMKQVNVVFRFDDYSACSNTDMELRIIDAFRKHDACFTIGVIPYVCANDIHDPSAQDLIPLTPIKGNILKNGVNEGILDVALHGYSHQTISTEQWAEFSGLDYNSQAERLAKGKTLLEGMIDAPINTFVPPWNRYDLNTLRALEKLGFSTLSADNKRMEVTACKLNFLPYSCNLSKLGDAIEASRTSSVTQPVIVVLFHEYDFKEIDEKRGRITYQEFYELLNWLKSQRHVRLLSISQATEGIKEDYIFKINIRRIEYAEHNAF is encoded by the coding sequence GTGCGAACCATCGTATTATTCCAACGAATTCCGGTTACCTTTTTATTTTTATGTGTGATTTCAATCACGGCCTGCAACAAACATCCAATTGAAATGAAACAAGTCAATGTCGTCTTTCGGTTCGATGATTATTCGGCCTGCAGCAATACGGACATGGAGCTGAGAATCATTGATGCCTTCCGCAAGCATGACGCTTGCTTTACCATAGGTGTCATCCCCTATGTATGTGCAAACGATATTCATGATCCCTCTGCGCAGGATCTAATCCCTCTTACACCGATAAAAGGGAATATTTTAAAGAACGGCGTTAATGAGGGTATATTGGATGTAGCCTTGCATGGTTACTCTCACCAGACAATCAGCACTGAGCAATGGGCAGAATTTTCAGGCCTGGATTACAACAGTCAGGCAGAGAGATTAGCCAAAGGCAAGACTCTGCTTGAGGGCATGATAGACGCGCCTATCAATACGTTTGTGCCACCGTGGAACAGGTACGACCTGAACACGTTAAGGGCTCTTGAGAAACTTGGGTTTTCAACTCTTTCGGCGGACAATAAAAGAATGGAGGTAACCGCGTGTAAGCTAAATTTCCTGCCATACTCATGCAACCTCTCTAAGCTTGGCGATGCCATCGAAGCATCACGAACATCTTCTGTCACTCAACCTGTCATTGTTGTTTTGTTCCATGAATATGACTTTAAAGAAATTGATGAAAAGCGTGGTCGCATTACTTATCAAGAGTTTTACGAACTTTTGAATTGGCTCAAATCCCAGAGGCATGTTCGTTTGCTTTCCATCAGCCAGGCAACTGAGGGGATTAAAGAAGATTATATTTTCAAAATCAACATCAGGAGAATTGAATATGCAGAACACAACGCGTTTTAA
- a CDS encoding DUF6691 family protein, with amino-acid sequence MSTGQILGLITGVLFGFFLQKGRVLRFQKQIGAMLLKDMTIFKFMLSAILVGMVGIQLLAGAEIISLSHKAMNVGAVLVGGALFGGGWAVMGFCPGTSIGALGEGRWHSVFAIAGMIAGAALYAELYPFFKSTVLAWKDFGKISMFELLNISPWLIIAVFWAGIIPMFVWFEKKGL; translated from the coding sequence ATGAGCACCGGTCAGATCCTTGGTTTGATTACAGGCGTTTTATTCGGATTTTTTCTGCAGAAAGGACGTGTTCTGCGCTTTCAAAAGCAGATCGGTGCAATGCTCTTGAAGGATATGACGATCTTCAAGTTTATGTTATCGGCCATCTTGGTCGGTATGGTCGGGATTCAGCTGCTTGCCGGTGCCGAAATTATTTCTCTCAGCCATAAGGCAATGAATGTGGGGGCTGTTCTAGTTGGAGGCGCTCTTTTCGGCGGCGGTTGGGCCGTGATGGGCTTCTGTCCGGGAACTTCGATCGGTGCCCTTGGCGAGGGACGATGGCACTCCGTCTTCGCCATTGCAGGCATGATAGCAGGAGCGGCCCTTTACGCTGAACTTTATCCGTTTTTCAAATCAACAGTTCTTGCGTGGAAAGATTTCGGAAAAATCAGTATGTTCGAACTATTGAACATCTCTCCCTGGCTCATCATCGCTGTGTTCTGGGCTGGAATCATCCCGATGTTTGTCTGGTTTGAAAAAAAGGGACTCTAA
- a CDS encoding YeeE/YedE thiosulfate transporter family protein, whose protein sequence is MKLKTADGGWSPYLAGALVGLLAIASVYATTKWMGKTNYLGASTTFVRAAGLLEKTVSPESVAANAYFTKEKVRVDWQFMLVIGIFFGALISSQTDRSFKFETIPPIWKERFGPSIGKRAAGAFLGGIVAMIGARMADGCPSGHGLSGMMQLSVSAFIALAMFFVVGVIVAGLLYRRRSS, encoded by the coding sequence ATGAAGCTGAAAACAGCAGATGGCGGCTGGAGTCCTTATTTGGCAGGGGCGCTGGTGGGACTTTTGGCCATCGCTTCGGTGTATGCAACCACAAAGTGGATGGGCAAGACCAATTACCTTGGTGCGTCAACGACATTTGTGCGTGCCGCAGGATTGCTTGAAAAAACGGTCTCTCCGGAGAGCGTTGCTGCAAACGCATACTTTACCAAGGAAAAAGTACGGGTGGATTGGCAGTTCATGCTTGTGATCGGGATCTTCTTCGGAGCCTTGATCTCATCCCAGACAGACAGGAGCTTCAAGTTCGAAACTATTCCGCCGATCTGGAAAGAGCGGTTTGGCCCATCGATCGGCAAACGGGCGGCAGGCGCCTTTTTGGGAGGTATTGTGGCCATGATCGGGGCGCGCATGGCAGACGGCTGCCCAAGCGGTCACGGTCTTAGTGGCATGATGCAGCTGTCGGTCAGCGCTTTCATCGCATTGGCTATGTTTTTCGTGGTCGGGGTAATCGTTGCAGGACTTTTATACAGGAGGAGATCATCATGA